One window of Gilliamella sp. B3022 genomic DNA carries:
- the fabD gene encoding ACP S-malonyltransferase, whose protein sequence is MTKFAMVFPGQGSQTVGMLKDLADNFPIVKSTFAEASEVLGYDLWALIQAGPAEELNKTWHTQPALLASSVAIYKVWQGENGPEPDFMAGHSLGEYSALVCSGVIDFKDAIKLVELRGKLMQEAVPSGTGAMYAIIGLDNDLIRHACEQAAQGQVVAPVNFNSPGQVVIAGNKEAVERAGVLCKEAGAKRALPLAVSVPSHCDLMKPAADKLASTLNSITFNTPKFAVINNVDVKVESVADNIKAALTAQLYSPVRWTETVEKMANQGVTLLVEIGPGKVLTGLTKRIVDTLSGCAVNDKASLDAALEITK, encoded by the coding sequence ATGACTAAATTTGCAATGGTATTTCCAGGACAAGGTTCACAGACTGTAGGCATGTTAAAAGATCTTGCTGACAATTTTCCAATTGTGAAATCAACTTTTGCTGAAGCTTCAGAGGTACTCGGTTATGATTTATGGGCTCTAATACAAGCTGGTCCAGCGGAAGAATTAAATAAAACCTGGCATACACAACCAGCATTACTTGCCTCATCTGTAGCTATATACAAAGTATGGCAAGGAGAAAATGGCCCTGAACCTGATTTTATGGCTGGACATAGTTTAGGTGAATATTCAGCTTTAGTTTGTTCGGGTGTGATTGATTTTAAAGATGCAATTAAACTTGTTGAATTGCGCGGAAAATTAATGCAAGAAGCGGTGCCAAGCGGTACCGGCGCTATGTATGCAATTATTGGGTTAGATAATGACTTGATTCGCCATGCATGCGAACAAGCGGCACAGGGGCAAGTTGTTGCGCCGGTAAATTTTAATTCTCCTGGTCAAGTCGTTATTGCAGGTAATAAAGAAGCGGTTGAGCGAGCAGGTGTTTTATGTAAAGAGGCTGGAGCTAAACGAGCACTACCTCTTGCAGTGAGTGTACCTTCACATTGTGATTTAATGAAGCCAGCGGCGGATAAATTAGCATCAACCTTAAATAGCATTACATTTAATACACCGAAATTTGCAGTGATTAACAATGTTGATGTCAAAGTTGAATCAGTCGCTGATAATATTAAAGCAGCTTTAACAGCCCAGCTTTATAGTCCAGTACGTTGGACTGAAACAGTTGAAAAAATGGCTAATCAAGGCGTAACATTGTTAGTTGAAATAGGGCCGGGTAAAGTATTAACAGGTCTAACTAAACGTATTGTTGACACGTTGTCTGGCTGTGCTGTTAATGATAAAGCTTCATTAGATGCCGCATTAGAAATTACTAAATAA
- the fabG gene encoding 3-oxoacyl-ACP reductase FabG, translated as MNLSGKIALVTGASRGIGKAIAEKLVACGATVIGTATTEKGAQAISDYLGTKGKGLALNVTDEGSIESVINTIKTEFGDIDILVNNAGITRDNLLMRMKEEEWQDILDTNLTSVFRLSKALMRTMMKKRYGRIITIGSVVGTMGNAGQANYAAAKAGLIGFSKSLAREVASRGITVNVVAPGFIATDMTATLTDEQKALTLAQVPAGRLGEPTEIANAVAFLASDEASYITGETLHVNGGMYMV; from the coding sequence ATGAACCTATCAGGAAAAATTGCTTTAGTCACTGGCGCGAGTCGCGGCATTGGTAAAGCTATTGCAGAAAAACTTGTTGCTTGTGGCGCAACCGTTATTGGAACTGCAACAACCGAAAAAGGTGCTCAAGCCATAAGTGACTATTTAGGCACTAAAGGTAAAGGTTTAGCACTAAATGTGACCGATGAAGGATCTATTGAATCAGTAATTAATACAATTAAAACGGAATTTGGTGATATTGATATATTAGTTAATAACGCTGGCATTACTCGTGATAATTTATTAATGCGCATGAAAGAAGAGGAATGGCAAGACATTTTAGATACAAATTTAACTTCTGTTTTCCGTTTATCTAAAGCTTTAATGCGTACAATGATGAAAAAGCGTTATGGCAGAATTATAACAATTGGCTCAGTAGTTGGCACTATGGGTAATGCTGGACAGGCTAATTATGCTGCGGCTAAAGCAGGACTAATTGGCTTTAGTAAATCACTCGCACGTGAGGTGGCCTCAAGAGGCATTACCGTTAATGTTGTTGCTCCAGGTTTTATTGCAACTGATATGACAGCAACTCTAACAGATGAACAAAAAGCGTTAACATTGGCACAAGTTCCTGCTGGACGTTTAGGTGAACCAACTGAAATTGCAAATGCAGTTGCATTTTTAGCATCAGATGAAGCATCTTATATTACTGGTGAAACTTTACATGTCAATGGAGGCATGTATATGGTGTAA
- the acpP gene encoding acyl carrier protein yields the protein MSTIEERVKKIIVEQLGVKEEEVKNESSFVEDLGADSLDTVELVMALEEEFDTEIPDEEAEKITTVQSAIDYITANQ from the coding sequence ATGAGTACTATTGAAGAGCGAGTTAAGAAAATTATTGTTGAGCAACTTGGTGTGAAAGAGGAAGAAGTTAAAAATGAATCTTCTTTCGTTGAAGACCTTGGTGCTGACTCTCTTGATACAGTTGAACTAGTTATGGCTTTGGAAGAAGAATTTGATACTGAAATTCCTGATGAAGAAGCTGAAAAAATTACAACTGTTCAATCAGCAATTGATTATATTACTGCAAATCAATAA
- the fabF gene encoding beta-ketoacyl-ACP synthase II, which yields MSKRRVVVTGMGVISPVGNTVESTWQALLAGQSGVELIEHFDTAPFATRFAAMVKNFDGEDYNISRKDARKMDYFIQYGIAAGIQAMQDAGIEITEENAERIGCAIGSGIGGLGLIEENHSALVNGGPRKISPFFVPSTIVNMIAGHLSIIYGLKGPSITIATACSSGVHNIGHAARMIAYGDADAMLAGGGEKASTPLGIGGFGAARALSTNNDNPKGASRPWDKDRDGFVLGDGAGIMFLEEYEHAKKRGAKIYAELVGFGMSGDAYHMTSPPADGSGAALAMKCALRDAGITPDQVGYINAHGTSTPAGDKAETQAVKSIFKENANKVMVSSTKSMIGHLLGAAGAVESIFTVLALRDQAIPPTINLDNPDEGCDLDYVPHTARQVKNLDYALCNSFGFGGTNGSVLFKKI from the coding sequence GTGTCTAAACGCAGAGTTGTTGTTACAGGAATGGGCGTGATATCTCCAGTCGGTAATACAGTTGAATCCACTTGGCAAGCACTTTTAGCTGGTCAAAGTGGTGTTGAACTCATAGAACACTTTGATACAGCCCCTTTCGCAACGCGCTTCGCCGCTATGGTAAAGAACTTTGATGGCGAAGATTATAATATTTCACGTAAAGATGCGCGTAAAATGGATTATTTTATCCAATATGGTATTGCTGCAGGTATACAAGCAATGCAAGATGCGGGTATTGAAATAACGGAAGAAAATGCAGAACGTATTGGTTGTGCTATTGGTTCAGGTATTGGTGGACTTGGATTAATTGAAGAAAATCACAGTGCATTAGTCAATGGTGGACCAAGAAAAATTAGCCCGTTTTTTGTTCCATCTACAATTGTTAATATGATTGCTGGTCACTTATCTATTATTTACGGATTAAAAGGTCCAAGTATTACTATTGCTACAGCTTGCTCCTCTGGTGTTCATAATATAGGGCATGCTGCTCGTATGATTGCCTATGGTGATGCTGATGCAATGTTAGCCGGCGGTGGGGAAAAAGCAAGTACTCCACTTGGTATTGGTGGATTTGGTGCGGCTCGTGCATTATCTACAAACAATGATAATCCTAAAGGTGCAAGTCGACCATGGGATAAAGATCGAGATGGTTTTGTGCTTGGTGATGGTGCGGGCATTATGTTCTTAGAAGAATATGAACATGCCAAAAAACGCGGTGCTAAAATCTACGCGGAATTAGTTGGATTTGGTATGAGTGGTGATGCATATCACATGACCTCACCACCAGCGGATGGTAGCGGTGCAGCGTTAGCTATGAAATGTGCACTTCGTGATGCAGGTATAACTCCTGATCAAGTAGGATATATTAATGCTCATGGTACATCAACACCAGCTGGTGATAAAGCTGAAACGCAAGCGGTTAAAAGTATTTTTAAAGAAAATGCTAATAAAGTGATGGTTAGTTCAACTAAGTCTATGATTGGTCATTTACTTGGTGCAGCGGGTGCTGTTGAGTCAATTTTTACTGTGCTGGCATTACGTGATCAAGCTATACCACCAACTATTAATCTGGATAATCCAGATGAAGGTTGTGATCTTGATTATGTACCTCATACCGCTCGTCAAGTTAAGAATTTGGATTATGCACTTTGCAACTCATTTGGTTTCGGTGGAACCAATGGTTCAGTGTTATTTAAAAAAATCTAA
- the dnaE gene encoding DNA polymerase III subunit alpha, which translates to MADPKFIHLHLHSDFSMIDGIAKVDTLVSEVSKLQMPAFAITDFTNLCGLVKFYGSAMSKGIKPIIGADLVIKNPQLTDDIYQLTLLAATNEGYQNLTLLISKAYQRGYIGDMPVVDQQWLVEHRAGLIVLAGRESDIGIGITRNNQTIIDNGINFYFQNFSNHFYFELVRTGRLNEELFIHTAVKLAEQHQLPVVATNDVRFLKSSDFEAHEIRVAIHDGNTLEDPNRPKNYSSQQYLRSEQEMCELFSDIPEALENSVEIAKRCNVTIRLGEYFLPKFPTGDMSTEEFLVHKSLIGLEERLEFLFPDPETRNQRRSEYDKRLETELNVINQMGFPGYFLIVMEFIQWSKDNDIPVGPGRGSGAGSLVAYALKITDLDPLAFDLLFERFLNPERISMPDFDVDFCMEKRDLVIDHVADMYGRDAVSQIITFGTMAAKAVIRDVGRVLGHPYGFVDRISKLIPLDPGMTLAKAFEIEPQLQDLYDNNEDVKSLIDIARQLEGVTRNAGKHAGGVVISPTKITDFAPIYCDPEGNHPVTQFDKNDVEYAGLVKFDFLGLRTLTIINWAIKMINERQLKNGQPPVDINRIELDDQKSFELLLKAETTAVFQLESRGMKDLIRRLKPDCFEDMIALVALFRPGPLQSGMVDNFIDRKHGREDVSYPDIKYQHESLKPILEPTYGIILYQEQVMQIAQTLSGYTLGGADLLRRAMGKKKPEEMAKQRSVFKEGAEKQGVDGELAMRIFDLVEKFAGYGFNKSHSAAYALVSYQTLWLKTHYPAEFMAAVMTADMDNTDKIVGLVDECLRMGLKVNPPDINSGLYHFHVNDKGEIVYGIGAIKGVGEGPIEAIVEARNSGGYFKNIFELCARTDMKKINRRVLEKLTMAGAFDKLGPHRAAILHSINDAMQAADQYAKAQDIGQEDMFGVLAEEPEQVEHAYASVPELPAQVLLDGEREALGLYLTGHPVTQYLKELNRYSGGLRISEASPTGWGKLATFAGIVADARVRITKKGNKIGLFTLDDRSGRIDGMLFTDSLEKFGHLLVKDKILIVSGQVSHDDFNGGLKMSVRDIVDLKDARAKYVKGLAITLTEIETNRSILQRLQQVFEPYRHGSVPVNLYYHREDSVVRIQFGTTWRIIPEDALIVELKTLLGNDRIEFEFDT; encoded by the coding sequence ATGGCAGACCCCAAGTTTATTCATCTGCATTTACATAGCGATTTTTCCATGATTGATGGAATTGCTAAAGTGGATACTTTAGTTAGTGAAGTGAGCAAATTGCAGATGCCAGCTTTTGCGATCACTGATTTTACAAATCTTTGCGGATTGGTTAAATTTTATGGTTCAGCAATGTCCAAAGGAATTAAACCTATTATTGGTGCGGATTTAGTTATTAAAAACCCGCAATTAACAGATGACATTTATCAGTTAACATTATTAGCTGCAACTAATGAAGGATATCAAAATCTTACTTTATTAATTTCTAAAGCTTATCAGCGAGGTTATATTGGCGATATGCCAGTAGTAGATCAACAATGGTTGGTTGAGCATAGAGCAGGATTAATTGTTTTAGCAGGAAGAGAAAGTGATATTGGCATTGGTATCACTCGTAATAATCAAACAATCATTGATAATGGAATCAATTTCTATTTTCAAAATTTTTCTAATCATTTTTATTTTGAACTGGTACGTACAGGGCGTCTTAATGAAGAATTATTCATTCATACTGCCGTAAAACTTGCCGAACAACATCAATTACCTGTTGTTGCTACCAATGATGTCAGATTTTTAAAATCATCAGATTTTGAAGCTCATGAAATTCGTGTAGCCATTCATGATGGTAATACTCTTGAAGATCCTAATCGACCTAAAAACTACTCATCTCAACAGTATCTTCGTAGTGAACAAGAGATGTGTGAACTATTTTCGGATATCCCTGAAGCTTTGGAAAATAGCGTTGAAATAGCAAAACGATGCAATGTTACAATTCGACTTGGCGAATACTTCTTACCCAAATTTCCGACAGGAGATATGTCAACTGAAGAGTTTTTAGTCCATAAATCACTCATAGGTTTAGAAGAAAGACTTGAATTTCTTTTTCCCGATCCTGAAACAAGAAATCAAAGAAGATCGGAATATGATAAACGACTAGAGACAGAATTAAATGTCATCAATCAGATGGGATTTCCAGGATACTTTCTGATAGTTATGGAATTTATTCAATGGTCAAAAGATAATGATATTCCTGTTGGACCGGGTCGAGGATCGGGCGCAGGCTCTCTCGTTGCTTATGCTTTAAAAATTACTGATTTAGATCCATTAGCTTTTGATTTGCTATTTGAACGTTTCTTAAATCCTGAACGGATTTCAATGCCTGACTTTGATGTCGATTTTTGTATGGAAAAACGTGATCTGGTTATTGATCATGTTGCTGATATGTATGGTCGAGATGCTGTTTCACAAATCATTACTTTTGGTACGATGGCAGCTAAAGCGGTAATACGTGATGTCGGTCGAGTACTTGGACACCCTTATGGATTTGTTGATCGTATTTCTAAGTTAATTCCACTTGATCCAGGGATGACACTGGCAAAAGCTTTTGAAATTGAACCTCAGCTTCAAGATTTATATGATAATAATGAAGATGTTAAATCATTAATCGACATTGCCCGCCAATTAGAAGGTGTAACACGAAATGCGGGTAAACATGCTGGTGGAGTAGTGATTTCACCGACTAAGATTACTGATTTTGCACCAATTTATTGTGATCCAGAAGGAAATCATCCAGTAACGCAGTTTGATAAAAATGATGTTGAATATGCTGGACTGGTAAAATTTGACTTTTTAGGACTGCGTACATTAACCATTATCAATTGGGCAATTAAAATGATTAATGAACGTCAGTTAAAAAATGGTCAACCACCAGTTGATATCAATCGCATAGAACTTGATGATCAAAAATCCTTTGAGTTGTTGCTAAAAGCCGAAACCACAGCGGTATTTCAGCTGGAATCTAGAGGAATGAAAGATTTAATTCGGCGTTTAAAACCAGACTGTTTTGAGGATATGATAGCGTTAGTAGCACTATTTCGTCCTGGACCACTACAGTCTGGCATGGTAGATAATTTTATCGATCGTAAGCATGGTCGGGAAGACGTTTCTTATCCTGATATAAAATATCAACATGAATCATTAAAGCCAATACTAGAACCAACCTATGGTATTATTTTATATCAAGAACAAGTTATGCAGATAGCTCAAACCTTATCCGGTTATACTTTAGGTGGTGCAGATTTATTGCGTCGAGCTATGGGTAAGAAAAAACCTGAAGAAATGGCTAAACAGCGATCTGTCTTTAAAGAAGGAGCCGAAAAACAAGGTGTTGACGGTGAACTAGCAATGCGGATATTCGATTTAGTTGAAAAGTTTGCTGGTTATGGTTTTAATAAATCACATTCTGCTGCTTATGCATTGGTTTCCTATCAAACATTATGGTTAAAAACGCACTATCCAGCTGAATTTATGGCAGCAGTGATGACTGCGGATATGGATAATACTGATAAAATTGTTGGTTTAGTTGATGAATGTTTAAGAATGGGATTAAAAGTTAATCCTCCTGATATTAATAGTGGTCTTTACCATTTTCATGTGAATGATAAAGGTGAGATTGTTTATGGTATAGGTGCTATAAAAGGGGTTGGTGAAGGACCAATTGAAGCCATTGTTGAGGCTCGTAACAGCGGTGGATATTTTAAAAATATCTTTGAACTTTGTGCCAGAACAGACATGAAGAAAATCAATCGCCGTGTACTTGAAAAGTTAACTATGGCTGGAGCTTTTGACAAATTAGGACCACATCGAGCGGCGATTTTACATAGTATTAATGATGCCATGCAAGCTGCAGATCAATATGCGAAAGCACAAGATATAGGTCAAGAAGATATGTTCGGTGTTTTAGCCGAAGAGCCTGAGCAAGTTGAACATGCTTATGCCTCCGTTCCCGAATTGCCTGCTCAAGTTTTATTAGATGGTGAGCGAGAAGCATTAGGACTATATTTAACAGGCCATCCAGTAACTCAGTATTTAAAAGAATTAAATCGTTATTCTGGTGGGTTAAGGATAAGTGAAGCTTCTCCAACTGGTTGGGGAAAACTCGCAACCTTTGCAGGTATAGTTGCAGATGCTAGAGTTAGGATAACTAAAAAGGGTAATAAAATTGGTTTGTTTACCTTAGATGATCGTTCTGGTCGTATTGATGGCATGCTGTTTACCGATTCTTTAGAAAAATTTGGGCATCTACTTGTAAAAGATAAAATTCTCATAGTGTCAGGACAAGTTAGTCATGATGATTTCAATGGTGGACTAAAAATGTCAGTCCGAGATATTGTAGATTTAAAAGATGCTAGAGCAAAATATGTAAAAGGCCTTGCTATTACATTAACTGAAATTGAAACTAATCGTTCAATACTACAACGATTACAACAAGTTTTTGAGCCTTATCGCCATGGAAGTGTACCTGTAAATTTATATTATCATCGTGAAGATTCTGTAGTACGTATTCAATTTGGTACTACATGGCGAATAATACCAGAAGATGCTCTAATTGTTGAATTAAAAACATTGCTTGGTAACGATCGTATTGAATTTGAATTTGATACATAA
- the accA gene encoding acetyl-CoA carboxylase carboxyl transferase subunit alpha: MNNFLEFEKPIAELEAKINSLKNIDSQQVELDLNLDKEIKQLNRKSRELTKKIFANLSPWDVAQLARHPNRPYTLDYIKEIFTDFDELAGDRAYADDKAIVGGIARIDERAVMVIGHQKGRETKQKIYRNFGMPAPEGYRKALRLMQLAERFKLPIITFIDTPGAYPGIGAEERGQAEAIARNLREMSRLKVPTICTVIGEGGSGGALAIGVADKVNMMQYSTYSVISPEGCASILWKSADKASVAAEAMNMTADKLLKLNLIDAIVPEPLGGAHRDYSKVAASLKKQLISDLDELENMDLSTLLERRFQRLMNYGYVR, encoded by the coding sequence ATGAACAATTTTTTGGAATTTGAAAAGCCGATAGCGGAATTAGAAGCAAAAATTAATTCCTTAAAGAACATTGATTCGCAACAAGTAGAATTAGATTTAAATTTAGATAAGGAGATTAAACAATTAAATCGAAAAAGCCGCGAGTTAACTAAAAAAATATTTGCAAATCTATCACCTTGGGATGTAGCACAATTAGCTAGACATCCCAATAGACCTTATACATTAGATTATATAAAAGAAATTTTCACTGATTTTGATGAGTTGGCAGGCGATCGCGCATATGCTGATGATAAAGCAATAGTTGGAGGTATCGCTCGTATTGATGAACGTGCGGTTATGGTTATCGGTCATCAAAAAGGACGAGAAACCAAACAAAAGATATATCGTAACTTTGGTATGCCTGCTCCAGAAGGATATCGTAAAGCATTAAGGCTAATGCAATTAGCTGAGCGTTTTAAATTACCTATTATTACTTTTATTGATACTCCTGGTGCATATCCTGGGATTGGTGCTGAAGAAAGAGGTCAAGCTGAGGCTATTGCCAGAAATTTAAGAGAAATGTCACGTTTAAAAGTACCTACAATTTGTACTGTTATTGGTGAAGGAGGGTCTGGAGGTGCACTTGCAATTGGCGTAGCAGATAAAGTTAACATGATGCAATATAGTACTTATTCGGTTATCTCGCCCGAAGGTTGCGCATCTATTTTATGGAAAAGTGCTGATAAAGCATCCGTTGCAGCTGAAGCCATGAACATGACCGCTGATAAATTACTTAAACTAAATCTTATTGATGCGATTGTACCTGAACCACTAGGTGGAGCTCATCGTGATTACTCTAAAGTAGCTGCATCATTGAAAAAACAATTGATTAGCGATTTAGATGAACTTGAAAATATGGATTTATCGACTTTACTTGAAAGAAGATTTCAACGATTAATGAACTATGGTTATGTGAGATAA
- a CDS encoding diacylglycerol kinase — protein sequence MEKSTGLQRIVNATKYSLKGFKSAIKYETAFRQELILLLVAYVTVMIIDFTIYERILLLGSIGFVMIVELLNSAIECVVDRIGSERHELSGRAKDYGSAAVFMSLLLTVILWIYLFSCHFFS from the coding sequence ATGGAAAAATCGACAGGATTACAGCGCATTGTTAATGCTACAAAGTATTCTTTAAAAGGCTTTAAATCTGCAATTAAATATGAAACGGCATTTCGACAAGAGCTAATTTTGTTGTTGGTAGCTTATGTGACAGTAATGATAATTGATTTCACAATCTATGAACGAATTTTATTACTTGGTTCAATAGGTTTTGTTATGATTGTAGAATTACTTAATAGTGCTATTGAATGCGTTGTTGATCGGATCGGTAGTGAGAGACATGAATTATCTGGACGAGCGAAAGACTATGGTTCTGCTGCCGTATTTATGTCTCTGTTATTAACAGTTATTTTATGGATTTATCTATTTTCTTGTCATTTTTTTTCTTAA
- a CDS encoding 23S rRNA (adenine(2030)-N(6))-methyltransferase RlmJ yields the protein MLSYRHSYHAGNHADVLKHIVLTLCINSLKEKEKPFLYLDTHSGAGRYLLKSEHSEKTGEYLSGINMLWQQSNIPEPLDTYLSIIKRYNPFSELKYYPGSPLIAKQLLRQQDKLNLTELHPTDYPLLRQEFNKDKRAKVLREDGFLQLKSKLPHEFRRGIILIDPSYEIKEDYQILPKALFEAYKRFATGVYLIWYPVVSRTQTQKMIDSIIKLGIRRISQFELAIKPDNNQKGMTASGMLVINPPWKLHEQMQTILPWLKNILDVERTGSIIAKELVSE from the coding sequence ATGTTAAGCTATCGGCATAGCTATCACGCAGGAAATCATGCAGATGTATTAAAACATATTGTATTAACATTATGTATCAATTCACTAAAAGAAAAAGAAAAACCTTTTTTATATTTAGATACACATTCTGGTGCGGGAAGATACTTGTTAAAAAGTGAGCACTCAGAAAAAACAGGTGAATATTTATCAGGTATTAATATGCTATGGCAACAATCTAATATACCTGAGCCTCTTGATACCTATCTATCTATAATAAAACGATATAATCCTTTTAGTGAATTAAAATATTATCCAGGTTCGCCTTTAATTGCTAAACAATTATTAAGACAACAAGACAAGCTTAATTTAACTGAATTACATCCTACAGATTATCCATTATTACGCCAGGAATTCAATAAAGATAAAAGAGCAAAGGTATTACGTGAAGATGGTTTTTTACAATTAAAATCCAAGCTACCACATGAGTTTCGACGTGGAATTATTTTAATTGATCCATCTTATGAAATCAAAGAAGATTATCAAATATTACCTAAAGCATTATTTGAAGCTTATAAACGTTTTGCAACGGGTGTTTATCTAATTTGGTATCCAGTTGTATCACGAACACAAACGCAAAAAATGATCGATAGTATTATTAAGTTGGGAATTAGACGAATTTCACAATTTGAATTAGCAATCAAACCAGATAATAATCAGAAAGGTATGACTGCATCTGGGATGTTGGTGATTAATCCACCTTGGAAATTACATGAACAAATGCAAACAATATTACCATGGTTGAAAAATATCTTAGATGTTGAGAGAACAGGTAGTATTATTGCTAAAGAGCTGGTTTCAGAATAG
- a CDS encoding SprT family zinc-dependent metalloprotease: protein MACLREYLNQANQLLGTEYKEPKVIYKSKGSIAGSAVLNHWEIQLNITMLYENGKNFIDEVVPHELAHLITFQSYGKVKPHGKEWQYVMSEIMKKQPKVTHNFIFKRFEYVYICDCQEHYLSPIRHNKIRKNKTSYQCRKCGTILKLKNFV from the coding sequence ATGGCTTGTTTGAGAGAGTACTTAAATCAAGCCAATCAACTGCTAGGGACTGAATATAAAGAACCAAAAGTTATCTATAAATCAAAAGGTAGTATAGCAGGTAGTGCAGTATTAAATCATTGGGAAATTCAACTTAATATTACAATGCTTTATGAAAATGGGAAAAATTTTATTGATGAAGTCGTTCCCCATGAATTAGCTCATCTTATTACCTTTCAAAGCTATGGAAAGGTAAAACCTCATGGTAAAGAATGGCAATATGTCATGTCTGAAATAATGAAGAAACAACCTAAAGTCACCCATAATTTTATTTTTAAACGTTTCGAGTATGTATATATTTGTGATTGCCAAGAACATTATTTATCACCAATACGACATAATAAAATTAGAAAGAATAAAACTAGTTATCAATGTCGTAAATGCGGTACTATACTTAAACTTAAAAATTTTGTTTAA
- the metK gene encoding methionine adenosyltransferase — protein sequence MSEFLFTSESVSEGHPDKIADQISDAVLDAILKQDPKARVACETYVKTGMALVGGEITTSAWVDIEELTRKTINDIGYTSSEMGFDANSCAVLNAIGKQSPDINQGVDKEDPLEQGAGDQGIMFGYATNEMPNLMPAAISYAHDLMRRQAEVRKNGTLPWLRPDAKSQVTLIYQNGQIKGVDTIVLSTQHSEGIEQKVIQEAVMEEIIKPTLPVEWLTSKTKYFINPTGRFVIGGPMGDCGLTGRKIIVDTYGGAARHGGGAFSGKDPSKVDRSAAYAARYVAKNIVAAGLADKCELQISYAIGVANPTSVYVNTFGSEKIGHDKIISLIKEFFDLRPYGLIQMLDLIQPIYQKTATYGHFGRDIFPWEKTDKAALLRDAAGL from the coding sequence ATGTCAGAATTTCTATTCACATCAGAATCTGTTTCAGAAGGTCATCCAGATAAAATTGCAGATCAAATATCTGATGCCGTACTTGATGCAATTTTAAAACAAGATCCAAAAGCTCGTGTTGCTTGCGAGACATATGTAAAAACAGGTATGGCGTTAGTTGGAGGTGAAATTACAACTTCTGCTTGGGTAGATATAGAAGAATTAACCAGAAAAACAATTAATGATATTGGTTATACTAGTTCAGAAATGGGATTCGATGCAAATTCTTGTGCCGTGTTAAATGCAATTGGTAAACAGTCCCCCGATATCAATCAAGGCGTGGATAAAGAAGATCCATTAGAACAAGGCGCTGGTGATCAAGGTATTATGTTTGGTTATGCAACTAATGAAATGCCTAACTTGATGCCCGCCGCAATCAGCTATGCTCATGATTTGATGCGCCGCCAAGCTGAAGTAAGAAAAAATGGTACACTTCCTTGGTTAAGGCCTGATGCAAAAAGTCAAGTTACATTAATTTATCAAAATGGTCAGATAAAAGGTGTCGATACAATTGTTTTATCGACCCAACATTCAGAAGGTATCGAACAAAAAGTTATACAAGAGGCTGTAATGGAAGAAATCATTAAACCGACATTACCTGTCGAATGGTTAACCTCTAAAACTAAATACTTTATTAATCCAACTGGGCGTTTTGTAATTGGTGGTCCTATGGGAGATTGTGGTTTAACTGGCCGAAAAATTATTGTTGATACCTATGGCGGTGCAGCTCGTCATGGTGGTGGTGCGTTTTCTGGAAAAGATCCTTCAAAAGTAGACCGTTCCGCTGCCTACGCAGCAAGATATGTTGCTAAAAATATTGTTGCAGCAGGACTTGCTGATAAATGTGAGTTACAAATTTCTTATGCAATTGGTGTTGCTAACCCAACATCTGTTTATGTTAATACTTTTGGCTCTGAGAAAATTGGACACGATAAAATTATTTCGTTAATCAAAGAATTTTTTGATCTAAGACCTTATGGGTTAATTCAAATGCTTGATCTGATTCAACCAATTTATCAAAAAACTGCAACTTACGGTCATTTTGGTCGAGATATCTTTCCTTGGGAAAAAACCGATAAAGCAGCACTACTTCGCGATGCGGCAGGATTATAA